Within the candidate division KSB1 bacterium genome, the region GGAGATTATGACAACGACGGCCTGCTCGATCTTTTTGTCACGCAGACGGTGGAGGACAATTGCCTGTTCCGGCAGAATCCGGATCACACCTTCAGCGACGTGACGTTGTCCGCCGGCATTGGCAGTTACTCGGAAAGCCTGCAGCCCGTCTTTTTTGATGTGGATCTCGACGGCGATCTCGATCTCTTTGTCACGCGCAAAGAGCTGCAGCCCAACCTGCTTTACCTCAACAATGGCAACGGCACGTTTACGGAGCAGGCCGCTGCCTGGGGCATCGCAGCCTCCACGCCGCACAGCCAGGGCGCCGCAGTGGGCGATTACGATCGCGACGGTGACTTCGACGTTTACGTGTGCAGCTATGACAGCCCGAATTTGCTCTTTCGCAACAACGGGCGCTCCTTCACCGAAGTGGCGGCGAGTGCCGGCGTGAGCGTGGGCGCGGCGGGCAATCGCGGCGCGTTGTTCGCCGATTTCGACGATGACGGCTGGCTCGATTTGTACGTCACCCGCAACGATGACAACCGCTTGTTTCGCAACAACGGCGACGGCACCTTCAGCGATGTCAGCGCGGCCGCCGGCGTCAACGATTTCAATCGCGGTTACAGCCCGTCATGTGCGGATTATGACGGTGACGGTGATCTCGACATTTTCTTTACCAATACCGGTCAGAACAGCGTGCTCTACCGTAATGACGGACCGCTGCATCACTGGCTGCAGATTGATCCGGTGGGCGGCAGCAGCAATCGCGACGGCGTGGGCGCACGGTTGACCGCCTGGAGCGGCGGCCAAAAGCAGGTGCACATGGTGATTGCCGGACAGGCCTATCTCTGCACCGGCAGCGACCTGACGGTGCATTTCGGCCTGGGCGCGAGTCTGCGGGTCGACAGTCTGATCATCCAATGGCCAGCCGGCATTGAGGATCGCCACTACAACATTGCTGCGGATCAAAAGCTCGTCTTGCGTGAAGGTGAAGGCACGGGGTCTGCGCCGCCGGATACCACGCCGCCACTGCTCGCGGACATCCAGGCCGGCTCAAGCGACAGTGACCGCGCCACCATCACCTGGACAACAGATGAAGCCAGCGACAGCCAGGTGGAGTACGGGTTGACGACGGGCTATGGCATGCTCTCGCAACGCGATGCCAGCCGGGTGACAGCACACGCGGTCACGCTCACCGGCCTGGCCGCCAACACCACCTATCACTATCGGGTCAAATCTGCGGATGCCCACGGCAATGTCAGCGTCAGCGGCGATTTCACTTTCACCACAAGCACGGGGCCGCTCTTTTCCGATGATTTCAGCGGCCCGGCGCTGGACAGCAACAAATGGGTCAAAGGCTCACATGCACAAAACACCACAGTGGTGGAGAACGGCTACCTGCGCCTGCGCACCACGGGCGGCAACTCCGGCTGGGTTCACACCCGTGATCGTTTCAGCGGGCGGGAGAAAGCAATCGCAGTGAAGGTGGTGCAGCCGAACAATGACGCTGCGCTCGGCATGTCGCCCACCGTCAACTCTGCCGCCGCCAACGGTTTCTATGATGAACCCAACTGGTATCGCTTCTATAATTATCGCAACTCCAACGCCGAACCCTATAAGCTCTATGTGCAGTGGCGCAAGAATGGCGTGCTCGACGGCCGGGATGTCGCCAGCGGCATCACCTTCACCGGCAACTTTTACCTGCGTCTGCGCACCAGCGGCGCTGTGATCTTTTTCGAGTATTCCTTCGACCGCGTGCAATGGACGACGGCTTATCAGGAAGTCTTCGCGCTGCCCGGTTACACGCTGGACGATCTTTTTGTCTTCGAGCTGTCGGCCTACAACACGCCGGCGAAAGGAGACTGGCTGGTGGATGATTTCACCATTCACACCCTCTCCTCATCCCCGGCCGACACCACGCCGCCGGTGCTCTCCAATATCGCCAGCAGCAACATTTCCACCACGGCCGCCACCATCACGTGGACAACAGACGAAGCCAGCGACGCACAGGTGGAATACGGCCTGACGGATTCCTATGGCCTCGTTTCACCGCTGGACGGCCTGCGCACCACGTCACATGCCATCCCTCTTGTCAACCTCACCCCCGGCACGCGCTATCACTATCGCGTGAAATCGCGCGATGCGGCCGGCAACCTGGCAGTGAGCGCGGATTTCACCTTTACCACCGCCGACAGCATGCCCGATTTGCCGCTCATTGCCAATCTCACGGTCTCGGACATCACCGACAGCAGTGCACGGGTGACTTTCGACACCGACCGCTTCACCTACGGCACCGTCGAGTATGACACCAGTGCGCATGGCGTCATTCGCGTCATGCCGCTGGGCGACAGCATCACCGAGGGTGAAAAAAGCAGTGATGGCGCGGGCTACCGCTCCTCCCTGTATCACCGGCTGACGGAGTTCGGCAGCCGCTTCGACTTCGTCGGCAGCCTGAATTACGGCACCGGTTTTCCGGACACTGAGCATGAGGGCCATCCCGGCTGGACAGCCAACCAACTGCTGGGCAATTTGCGCGGCTTTCTCGAACAATCACGGCCGCAGGCCGTGTTGTTGCACATCGGCACCAACGACATCTCCGGCGGCAACACTGCTGAGCAGGTAGTGGATGAAATCACCGCCATCGTCGATGAAATTTTTGCCTATGATGCCTCCATCAAACTGCATCTCTCGACTTTGATTCCGCGCACGGATAGCCGGGATTCGGTCAATCTTGCCGTCAATGCCCGGTTGCCGGGACTGGTGCAGGCGCGGGTCAATGCCGGTTACCGCATGTCTCTCGTTGACAATTATGCCGCTTTTGTCGCCAATCCCGACTGGGAAACAAAGTGGATGGCCGACCGTCTCCACCCCAATGATGCCGGTTACCGCGTGATGACCGGCCAGTGGTTCCCGGCGTACAGTCACGGGGAATATGATTTTTATCGCGAGGACAGTCTGCTGGCGTCCTCGCACAGCATCACTTTAACCGGCCTGACGCCGGGGACAACCTATCACTATCGCGCCCGGGCACGCGACCTCAATGGCGCGGAAGTGGCGTCCGCCGATTTTGTCTTCACCACGGCCGGCGGACCGGACAGCACCGCACCACAAATCACCAATCTGCGTGCCGGCGACGTGACCGCGGCCAGTGCCAGCATCAGTTGGGAGACCAACGAGCCGGCTGATTCCCAGGTGGAATACGGTTTGACGACTGCTTATGGCAACCTCTCCACTCTCGACACTCTGCTGGTCACCGGCCATCACGTGACCCTGTCGAATCTGCAGGCCGGCACCAGATATCATTATCGCGTGCGCTCGCGTGATGCCGCCGGCAATTTGGCGCTGAGTGCCGATTCCACCTTCATCACAGCCGCCCGCGACACCACGCCGCTGGCGATCACCAATGTCAGGGTGAATAAAATTTCCTCCACCTCCGCCGAGATTCGCTGGAGCACCAACGAACCGGCTGACAGCCAGGTCGACTTTGACACCGGCAATGGTGTGGTCCAAAGTTCGCCGCTGGATTCGACACGGGTGTTGGAACATGCAGTGCTTCTGCGCGGCCTGCAAGCGGGGCAAAAGTATTTTTACCGCGTGAAATCGCGCGATGCTGCCGGCAACCTGGCCATCAGCGAGACATACAGCTTCACCACCCGACCGGCACCGCTGCTGGCGGATGATTTTGACACCGCCACGCTCGACACCAGCAAGTGGCGGCTGGGCAGCCACACCGGCAATCTGACCGCGGTGGTCGACAGCGCCCTGCATTTGCGTGCGAACGGCTCGGCCAGTGGCTGGGTGCATACGCGAGAGACTTTCACCGGACGCAACAAAATCGTCCAGGTCAAAGTGCTGCAACCCAACAACGACGGCGCGCTTGGCATGTCCGCCACGGTAACCACGCCGGCTCTCAACGGCGTTTATGACGAGCCGAGCTGGTATCGCTTCTACAATTACCGCAACAACAGCAATGAGCCTTACAAGCTGTATGTGCAGTGGCGCAAGAACAACGTGGTGGATGGGCTGGACGTTGCCACCGACGCCACCTTTAACGGCAATTTTTATCTGCGTCTGCGCACCAGCAGCGACTCGATTTATTTCGAATACTCCTACGACGATGAGCAATGGTTCACCGCCTACAGCGAACTGTTCAGTCTAACCGGCCATACGCTCGACGATCAATTTTACTTTGAACTGTCGGCTTACCGCACCGACAAAAACGGCGAGTGGGTGGTCGATGCATTTGCCATCTATTCCACCGAGCCCGCCCTGCCGGATGACACGCCGCCGGTGATTTCACAGGTGGCGGCCACGGCGGTGACAGCCTCGCAGGCCACCATCACCTGGAACACCGATGAAAGCAGCGATTCGCAGGTGGAATACGGCCTGAGCAGCAGCTATGGCGCGGTCTCCGTGCTCGATCCGGCTTTGGTTCGGACGCACAGTGTGACCCTCACCGGCCTGCAGAAAAGCACCACCTATCATTACCGCGTCATCTCACGGGATGCCGCCGGCAATCTTGCGGTCAGTTCAGATCAGACTTTCACCACCACGGCGGCCACACTTTCGTTCACGGATATTACCCTGGCTGCCGGCACTGCCGGCCCCACCGGCGGCAGTGAGACGGGCGGCCATGCCGCGATTTTCGCGGATGTCGACAGCGACAACCGTCCGGATCTGTACATCACGATGTACAATGTGGTCGAAAGCCCGACGGCCGATCTTTTCTTCCGCAACACCGGTGGCAATGTGTTTGCGTCGGAGGCCGGCCGGCGCGGCATCGAGGACTATGATGGCGGCTCCCACGGTGCCATTTTCGCCGACCTGGACAATGACGGGGATTTCGATTTGTACAACGGCACCACCCTGGGCGCCAGCGGCATCTCCGCCATCAACAACCTCTATCGCAACGACGGCAACGGCTTTTTCACCGAGGTGACCGCAGCGGCCGGCCTGCCGCTGCGGGAATGGCAGACCCGTTCGGTGGTCGCTTTCGACATGGAAAATGACGGCGATCTCGACTTGTTCACCGTCACGGATTATTTGGGCAGCAACGATGCGCCCGAGGATCGCAACGAAGTCTACCGCAACGACGGCGGCCTGCATTTCACCGCCATCGACTCCGGCGCCCTGTTCACGGCACGCGCCGGCCAGGGTGCGCTCGCCACGGATTTTGACGGCGACGGTGACCTGGACGTATTTGCCGCCAACCGCACCGGTCCCCTCAATGTCCTGCGCAACGATGGTCAGGGCCGCTTTGCGGCGGTGGACCCCGCCGCGCTCGGCTTGAGCCACCGTGCCGGTGACGGCATCACCAGCGCCGATGTCGATAATGACGGCAAATTGGATTTGCTGCTCGCCAGTGACGATTCCGGCCATCTCTATCTCAACAACGGCAACGCCACCTTCCGCTGGCAGCAAAGCTTCAGCAGCACCGACGGTTACATGGGCGGTTTCGCCGATCTGGATAACGACGGCGATCTCGATCTGGTTTTCGCAGGTGATGATGTCTGCTATCTCAACGACGGCCGGGGCACCTTCGTTGCCGGGCCCGCGATTCCGGTCGCCGGCATCAACGACCCGCGCGCCCTCGGCTTTGCCGACATCGATGGCGACGGTGATCTGGACTTCGCCGTGGGCTGCAAGCGCTCGCGCAACTGGCTGGTGCGCAACGATTACAACAACGGCAACTGGCTCAAGGTGCGTCTGATCTCCCCGCAGGGTGTCGCCGGGGCGTTCGGGGCCACCGTCAGTCTCTCCGCTGGCGGCGGCGTTTTCCGCGCCCTGCGGGAAGCGAACGGCACCGCCGGTTATCTCGGACAGGATGATCCGATTTTGCACTTTGGCCTGGGCCGCCAGGATTCCGTCGATCTCACAGTGAGATTTCTCGACGGCACCATTGTCACGGCTTCCGGCGTTGCCGCCAATCAGACGATTGTTATTGACGGCCGCAGCGCTGATCAAAAAAGCCCGGCACTCGGCAGCGTGGCGGCGGCAAACATTTCCGCCACCCATGTGGAAATCACCTGGAACACGGATGAGATCAGCGACTCGCAGGTGGAATACGGCCCGACCCCTGACTATGGCAATTCCTCGCCACTGCAAACCACCTGGGTTACCGCACACCGGGTTGCCCTCTCCGGCTTGTCCGCCAGCACCACTTACCATTATCGCGTCAAATCGAAGGATCCCGCCGGCAATTGGACAGTGAGCGGAGATTTCACCTTCACCACCGCGGCGCGGGACACGCTGCCTCCCGTCATCAGCAACGTCGCGGCGGTCAATGTGACGGCTTCCTCGGCGGTGATCACCTGGGAGACCAACGAGGCGGGCGACTCGCAGGTGGAATACGGCCCGGACACCGCCTACGGCTTCACCACTCCCGTGGACAGCGTGCGGGTCACTTCGCATCAAGTGACGCTCACGGGGCTGGCAGCCGGCACGACCTATCACTATCGCGCCAAATCCGCGGACGCGCACGGCAATTTGGCGGTCAGCGGCGATTTCGCCTTCACCACGCTGGCAGCCACTCTGTTGGCCGATGATTTCAACAGTGGCAGTCTGGATGCCGGCAAATGGCAGCGCGGTGCGAACGCCGGCAATCAATCTGCGGTGGTCAATGGCCAGCTCGAATTGCGCTCCGCCGGCGGGGAAAGCGGCTGGGTGATCACCACCTCCGCCTTTCAGGCGCGCAACACCACGATCACCGTGCAGGTGACACAGCCCAACGATGATGGCGCGCTTGGCATGAGCCCGACCTACAATCTGGCGGGGACCACCGGCATTTATGATCAAGCCGCGTGGTATCGCTTCTACGTTTATCGCGACCAGGCCAGCGGGCCGTATCTGCTTTATGTGCAATGGAAGAAGAACGGTGTGGTTGATGGTGTGGACGTGACCGGCAATCTGGTGATTAC harbors:
- a CDS encoding FG-GAP-like repeat-containing protein yields the protein MTQTLRFTDVSSAAGILPVPSGGYGHGASFGDYDGDGRPDIYAITYAANNLLYRNNGNGTFTDIAAAAGVQDPAGRDRGMASADYDNDGDLDIYIMTGSSRSILYRNNGNNTFSEVTQAAGVNMTGQGQGVAWGDYDNDGLLDLFVTQTVEDNCLFRQNPDHTFSDVTLSAGIGSYSESLQPVFFDVDLDGDLDLFVTRKELQPNLLYLNNGNGTFTEQAAAWGIAASTPHSQGAAVGDYDRDGDFDVYVCSYDSPNLLFRNNGRSFTEVAASAGVSVGAAGNRGALFADFDDDGWLDLYVTRNDDNRLFRNNGDGTFSDVSAAAGVNDFNRGYSPSCADYDGDGDLDIFFTNTGQNSVLYRNDGPLHHWLQIDPVGGSSNRDGVGARLTAWSGGQKQVHMVIAGQAYLCTGSDLTVHFGLGASLRVDSLIIQWPAGIEDRHYNIAADQKLVLREGEGTGSAPPDTTPPLLADIQAGSSDSDRATITWTTDEASDSQVEYGLTTGYGMLSQRDASRVTAHAVTLTGLAANTTYHYRVKSADAHGNVSVSGDFTFTTSTGPLFSDDFSGPALDSNKWVKGSHAQNTTVVENGYLRLRTTGGNSGWVHTRDRFSGREKAIAVKVVQPNNDAALGMSPTVNSAAANGFYDEPNWYRFYNYRNSNAEPYKLYVQWRKNGVLDGRDVASGITFTGNFYLRLRTSGAVIFFEYSFDRVQWTTAYQEVFALPGYTLDDLFVFELSAYNTPAKGDWLVDDFTIHTLSSSPADTTPPVLSNIASSNISTTAATITWTTDEASDAQVEYGLTDSYGLVSPLDGLRTTSHAIPLVNLTPGTRYHYRVKSRDAAGNLAVSADFTFTTADSMPDLPLIANLTVSDITDSSARVTFDTDRFTYGTVEYDTSAHGVIRVMPLGDSITEGEKSSDGAGYRSSLYHRLTEFGSRFDFVGSLNYGTGFPDTEHEGHPGWTANQLLGNLRGFLEQSRPQAVLLHIGTNDISGGNTAEQVVDEITAIVDEIFAYDASIKLHLSTLIPRTDSRDSVNLAVNARLPGLVQARVNAGYRMSLVDNYAAFVANPDWETKWMADRLHPNDAGYRVMTGQWFPAYSHGEYDFYREDSLLASSHSITLTGLTPGTTYHYRARARDLNGAEVASADFVFTTAGGPDSTAPQITNLRAGDVTAASASISWETNEPADSQVEYGLTTAYGNLSTLDTLLVTGHHVTLSNLQAGTRYHYRVRSRDAAGNLALSADSTFITAARDTTPLAITNVRVNKISSTSAEIRWSTNEPADSQVDFDTGNGVVQSSPLDSTRVLEHAVLLRGLQAGQKYFYRVKSRDAAGNLAISETYSFTTRPAPLLADDFDTATLDTSKWRLGSHTGNLTAVVDSALHLRANGSASGWVHTRETFTGRNKIVQVKVLQPNNDGALGMSATVTTPALNGVYDEPSWYRFYNYRNNSNEPYKLYVQWRKNNVVDGLDVATDATFNGNFYLRLRTSSDSIYFEYSYDDEQWFTAYSELFSLTGHTLDDQFYFELSAYRTDKNGEWVVDAFAIYSTEPALPDDTPPVISQVAATAVTASQATITWNTDESSDSQVEYGLSSSYGAVSVLDPALVRTHSVTLTGLQKSTTYHYRVISRDAAGNLAVSSDQTFTTTAATLSFTDITLAAGTAGPTGGSETGGHAAIFADVDSDNRPDLYITMYNVVESPTADLFFRNTGGNVFASEAGRRGIEDYDGGSHGAIFADLDNDGDFDLYNGTTLGASGISAINNLYRNDGNGFFTEVTAAAGLPLREWQTRSVVAFDMENDGDLDLFTVTDYLGSNDAPEDRNEVYRNDGGLHFTAIDSGALFTARAGQGALATDFDGDGDLDVFAANRTGPLNVLRNDGQGRFAAVDPAALGLSHRAGDGITSADVDNDGKLDLLLASDDSGHLYLNNGNATFRWQQSFSSTDGYMGGFADLDNDGDLDLVFAGDDVCYLNDGRGTFVAGPAIPVAGINDPRALGFADIDGDGDLDFAVGCKRSRNWLVRNDYNNGNWLKVRLISPQGVAGAFGATVSLSAGGGVFRALREANGTAGYLGQDDPILHFGLGRQDSVDLTVRFLDGTIVTASGVAANQTIVIDGRSADQKSPALGSVAAANISATHVEITWNTDEISDSQVEYGPTPDYGNSSPLQTTWVTAHRVALSGLSASTTYHYRVKSKDPAGNWTVSGDFTFTTAARDTLPPVISNVAAVNVTASSAVITWETNEAGDSQVEYGPDTAYGFTTPVDSVRVTSHQVTLTGLAAGTTYHYRAKSADAHGNLAVSGDFAFTTLAATLLADDFNSGSLDAGKWQRGANAGNQSAVVNGQLELRSAGGESGWVITTSAFQARNTTITVQVTQPNDDGALGMSPTYNLAGTTGIYDQAAWYRFYVYRDQASGPYLLYVQWKKNGVVDGVDVTGNLVITGPVYLRLRCDDAQIHFEASLDGVSWIDTYREPFGLPGYTLDSRFYYELAAYRTSSKGILRVDDFSISSGSGAASVMAAGFAKPRPAVLSRELPADWAVSQNYPNPFNLETRVNLALPEAGRVQAVIYDQQGREVLRLHDEYFAAGYHVLRWQGTNTGGRTVSSGIYLMRVIFDGQSGRREVMTHRLTLLK